The following are encoded together in the Hemicordylus capensis ecotype Gifberg chromosome 4, rHemCap1.1.pri, whole genome shotgun sequence genome:
- the LOC128324825 gene encoding uncharacterized protein LOC128324825, whose protein sequence is MPGTPHPSTSRARSASTPRTKSKTSTSTRPGSPHSKSKSSTSKDSGPSTLKTVSTSSSRECQVPSTSGSDPDADDAATASTTKRRRMIDLMRDTTPSPPSARHRPSSTPAHPSTPRPSTPSVSAPRARSLSPAPTPVPSSPPSTPTAPGPSSALSLHTPLLTTSSHVTPRYRSPPPTFDIEGDPQDAEIGLHPSTTQSLLSLLDSTVSTPSQATFRGFPASEEEPRPTSAPPAHPGSSLSAAQLQSPLPWHTCGFTHTPPPHVPGSGPAVSTSSQASLPTGTWEPRSSLPATLFLRTISASTNSPSIATRHSSTQTSKVVTSDSCVQTQPPLTRAMATQTTSLPSPPTPSERSHGTAPTSPAASPSEHYSSSDFESDPEREETIIEPPTDVAPTVYVSPNEEMKAYHRHVRAMADALGLDLRSALTTIDNPVYNFMLKSQSTAPVALPMLPVITRAAKCA, encoded by the coding sequence ATGCCGGGCACACCTCACCCCTCGACATCGAGGGCTCGATCCGCTTCTACACCACGTACGAAGTCGAAAACTTCTACGTCAACGCGTCCGGGATCACCGCATTCGAAGTCCAAATCCTCGACTTCGAAGGACTCCGGACCCTCGACACTGAAAACAGTCTCGACATCGAGCAGCCGTGAATGCCAGGTTCCCTCGACCTCTGGCAGTGATCCCGATGCCGATGATGCCGCGACGGCATCGACAACGAAACGTCGCAGAATGATCGATCTGATGAGAGACACAACACCATCACCCCCGTCTGCTCGACACCGACCATCTTCAACACCAGCCCACCCTTCGACGCCAAGACCGTCGACGCCGAGTGTTTCGGCACCGAGAGCAAGATCCCTCTCGCCTGCTCCAACACCGGTTCCCTCGTCCCCGCCTTCGACACCGACGGCTCCGGGACCCAGCTCTGCTCTATCACTACACACACCACTGCTTACGACGTCCAGTCATGTCACTCCTCGATATCGATCTCCACCTCCAACCTTCGATATCGAAGGGGATCCTCAAGACGCCGAAATAGGCCTGCATCCATCTACAACTCAGTCGCTCTTGTCGCTTTTGGACTCCACAGTGAGCACGCCTTCACAGGCCACGTTTAGAGGCTTCCCAGCATCTGAAGAGGAGCCGCGACCAACTTCAGCTCCTCCTGCACACCCGGGTTCTTCACTCTCTGCGGCCCAGTTGCAAAGCCCTCTACCCTGGCACACCTGTGGATTCACCCATACGCCTCCACCGCATGTACCTGGTTCGGGTCCAGCAGTCTCAACCAGTTCCCAAGCTTCCTTACCAACTGGAACCTGGGAACCACGGTCATCTCTACCTGCAACATTGTTTTTACGCACCATATCTGCGTCCACTAACAGTCCCTCAATAGCGACCAGACACTCATCAACACAGACATCCAAGGTTGTTACTTCTGACTCCTGTGTGCAGACACAGCCGCCATTAacccgtgccatggcaactcagaCGACATCCCTGCCGTCACCTCCTACACCTTCAGAGCGATCCCATGGAACAGCGCCAACTTCCCCGGCAGCCTCGCCTTCCGAACACTACAGCTCATCAGACTTTGAGTCGGACCCCGAGCGGGAGGAGACCATCATTGAACCCCCCACGGATGTGGCACCAACGGTGTATGTGTCACCCAATGAAGAAATGAAAGCATACCACCGTCACGTTCGTGCCATGGCAGACGCCTTAGGTCTAGATCTTCGTTCTGCACTGACCACTATAGACAACCCCGTCTACAACTTTATGTTAAAATCTCAATCGACGGCCCCGGTGGCCCTACCGATGCTCCCTGTAATCACAAGGGCGGCCAAATGTGCTTGA